Below is a window of Mycolicibacterium rhodesiae NBB3 DNA.
CACTGGGGCGACCGATTCGTCGACCACCTCAAGGGCATGTTCGCCTTCGCGATCGTGGAGCGGGACAGCGGCCGGGTGCTATTGGGCCGTGACCGGCTGGGAATCAAGCCGCTGTATCTCGCGGAGGACGCGAAACGCATCCGGTTCGCGTCCTCGCTGCCCGCGCTGATCGCCGGTGGCGGCGTGGACACCCGTATCGATCCCGTCGCGCTCAACCATTACCTGTCCTTCCACTCCGTGGTCCCGCCGCCGCGCACGATCCTGCGCGGCGTGTCCAAGGTGCCCCCCGCGGCCCTCGTCGCGATCGAGCCGGACGGACGCCGCGTGACCACCCGGTACTGGGAACCCGATTTCACGCGGCGGGCAGAAACGGCCGCCTGGTCCGAAAAGGACTGGGAGGACGCGGTTCTCGAATCGCTGCGCCTGGCCGTCAAGCGCCGGCTGGTCGCCGACGTGCCGGTGGGCTGCCTGCTCTCCGGTGGCGTCGACTCCAGCCTCATCGTCGGGCTGCTCGCCGAAGCGGGCCAGCACGGGCTGGCGACCTTCTCCATCGGCTTCGAGTCCGTGGGCGGCGTGAAGGGCGACGAGTTCAAGTACTCCGACATCGTCGCCCAGCGCTTCGGCACCGACCACCATCAGATCCGCATCGACACCGCCCGGATGCTGCCCGCACTCGACGGTGCTATCGGCGCGATGAGCGAACCGATGGTCAGCCATGACTGCGTGGCTTTCTACCTGCTCAGCCAGGAGGTGGCCAAGCACGTCAAGGTCGTGCAGTCCGGTCAGGGCGCAGACGAGGTGTTCGCCGGCTATCACTGGTATCCGCCGATGGCCGACGCGGCATCGCTGGACGACGCGGTGGCCAGGTACCGCGCGGCGTTCTTCGACCGCGACCCCAGCGGAGTCGCCGCGCTCGTCAATGCGGACTATCTCGCGGAAAGCGATCCGAGCCTGGAGTTCGTCACCGAGCACTTCGCGAATCCGGGGGCCGACGGCGGGATCGACCGCGCGCTGCGGCTCGACACCACGGTCATGCTGGTCGACGACCCGGTGAAGCGCGTCGACAACATGACGATGGCCTGGGGTCTCGAGGGCCGGGTACCGTTCCTCGACCACGAGCTCGTCGAGCTGGCGGCTACCTGCCCGCCCGAGCTGAAGATCGCGCATGACGGCAAGGGAGTGCTCAAGCAGGCCGCCCGCCGGGTGATCCCGTCGGAAGTCATCGACCGCCCCAAGGGCTACTTCCCCGTCCCCGCCCTGACGCACCTCGAGGGGCCCTACCTGGAGATGGTCCGCGACGCCCTCTACGCACCCGTGGCCAAGGAACGCGGGCTGTTCCGCCCCGACGCCGTCGAGCAGCTGCTTGCCGACCCGAACGGGCGGCTGACCCCGCTACGCGGCAACGAGCTGTGGCAGCTTGCGCTGCTCGAGTTGTGGCTGCAGCGCCACGGAATCAACGGGACGGCAGCGTGACGGTCGGAGCCGGAAGGCCGGCGACATCCAGCTCAGGAGCCGGAAGGCCGGCGACATCCAGCTCAGGAGCCGGAAGGCCGGCGACATCCAGCTCAGGAGCCGGAAGGCCGGCGACATCCGGCCCCGTGGATCCCGACCACACCGAAGCGATCACGCTCGGCCTGCACGACGCGTCGCCGCAACACCTCGTCGATGCGATGGCCGACGATGTGGCTGTCGAAATGGGTTGGGGACGACTGATATTCGGGCAAACGTTCGCCGATCCTGCCAAGCTCGCCGAGGTCCTGCGGCAAGAAGGGCATGGACGACGCGACATCTGCATATACGCCCGCGAGCCGCATGTCCTGGTCTCGATGGCACCTGCGGAGTTGTTCATCGACCCGAGCCACACCTACCGGCTGAGGTTCACCGAAGGCGACGAGCCGCCCGCCGCTCCCACCGGATTCACCGTTCGCCCGCTGGAACGCGCCGAGGAGACCGACGAGATCAACCGCGTGTACATGCGCTGCGGGATGGTGCCCGCGCCCGTCGACGTGCTGTGGGACAACAGCGAACACCGCGACGCCGTCGACTATTTGGTGGCCGTGCGCGATGACGACGGTTCGCTGATCGGCACCGTCACCGGCGTAGACCACGAGCGCCTGTTCAACGACCCCGAGAACGGCTCGAGTCTGTGGACGCTGGCCGTCGACCCGACCACCAGCCTGCCCGGTGTCGGCGCCGCGCTCACCCGCGCTCTGGCCGCCCTCTATCGCGAGCGGGGCCGGGCGTACATGGACTTGTCGGTGGCCCATGACAATGAGGCGGCGATCGGCCTGTACGAGAAGCTCGGCTTCGAGCGCGTGCCGGTCATGGCCGTCAAACGCAAGAACGCGATCAACGAGCCGCTGTTCACGCATCCGCCGGAAACCGTCGACGATCTGAATCCGTATGCGCGGATCATCGCCGACGAGGCGATGCGTCGCGGAATCTGGGTCGAGATCCTCGACGCGGGTGCAGGTGAGATGCGCCTATCGCACGGTGGCCGCAGCGTGATCACCCGGGAGTCGTTGTCGGAGTACACGTCCGCGGTGGCGATGGCGCGCTGTGACGACAAGCGGTTGACGCGCCGTCTGGTGTCGGAGGCGGGGATACAGGTTCCGAAGGGGCGTCTGGCCACGTTCGACGAGCAGGATCATGCGTTTCTCGAAGAGGTCGGCGACGTCGTCGTGAAGCCCACCCGCGGAGAACAGGGCAAGGGCATCACCGTCGGGGTCAGCAGCACGCAGGAGTTGGACGCCGCGTTGGCGCGCGCCCGTGAAGAGCATCCGAACGTGTTGATCGAGCAGCGCGCGGCGGGTGATGACCTGCGCCTCGTGGTGATCGACGGCAAGGTCGTGGCCGCCGCGCTGCGCAAGCCCGCCGAAATCGTCGGCACCGGCCATCACACGGTTCGCGAGCTCATCGAGGCGCAGAGTCGTCGCAGGGCGGCGGCAACCGGCGGCGAGTCCCGCATCCCCATGGACGAGGTGACCGAGTCGACGGTCGCCGAGGCCGGTTTCACCTTCGACGACGTGCTGCCAGAGGGACAGAAACTCCGGGTACGACGGACGGCGAACCTGCACCAGGGCGGCACGATTCACGACGTGACAGCGAAGGTGAATCCGCATCTCAGCGAGGTCGCGGTGACGGCCGCCGACGCCATCGGCATCCCCGTGACGGGCATCGACCTCCTGGTTCCCGACGTCACCGCGGCGGACTACGTGTTCATCGAGGCCAACGAACGTCCAGGGTTGGCCAACCACGAGCCTCAGCCCACCGCAAAGGCTTTCGTCGACTTCCTTTTTCCGGGCAGTCCCGCGTTGCCACAGGCGTGGACACCCGACGAGCCGCCGACGAGCTAGACCTACCAGGTGCTGGTGCGCATCACGATCTCGGCAGCGAGTTGCGCCGTGGACTCCTGGGCGTTTCGCCTGCCCAACAGATCGACCATCCGGTAGTCGCCGTACACATAACGCTGGCTCGCTTTGGCGACAGCGCGGGCGGCCGCGGTACTGACCAGCGCGGTGGTGTTCATCTCCACAGGCGGACAGGCGTCGTCGCGTATCGCCCCGGTGAGATCGGCGACCCGCGGATGACCGCGGTCGATGACCACCAGCCCGATGAACCGATCCAATCGGGTCGCGGCGAGCTCCCACGCCAGCTCCGCGCCAACACGGTCACCGACCAGCAGCGCCCACTTCACCTCGAGCGCGTCCATGACCCCGATGACCGACTCGGCGGTCAGACGTGGGTCGGGCGCGATGACCACCGTCCGAAGTGACGCGGTGTGCAATCGCTGACACACCGCGTCGTAGGCGGTAGCCGCGTGATGTGCAGCGCCGAGCACCACGACGACGGACCCCTTGTCGGGGCCTGCAACGTTGACGGATACGCCAACACCGTCGACAGTGATCGTGGTTGGCGGCATTTCGCCACGCTACAGGCGGT
It encodes the following:
- a CDS encoding N-acetylglutaminylglutamine amidotransferase, whose product is MCGATGEVRLDGLPPDIAAVSAMAEAMTPRGPDGAGVWSQGRVALGHRRLKIIDLTEAGAQPMVDSDLGLSIAWNGCIYNYKELRQDLSGRGYRFFSTSDTEVLLKAYHHWGDRFVDHLKGMFAFAIVERDSGRVLLGRDRLGIKPLYLAEDAKRIRFASSLPALIAGGGVDTRIDPVALNHYLSFHSVVPPPRTILRGVSKVPPAALVAIEPDGRRVTTRYWEPDFTRRAETAAWSEKDWEDAVLESLRLAVKRRLVADVPVGCLLSGGVDSSLIVGLLAEAGQHGLATFSIGFESVGGVKGDEFKYSDIVAQRFGTDHHQIRIDTARMLPALDGAIGAMSEPMVSHDCVAFYLLSQEVAKHVKVVQSGQGADEVFAGYHWYPPMADAASLDDAVARYRAAFFDRDPSGVAALVNADYLAESDPSLEFVTEHFANPGADGGIDRALRLDTTVMLVDDPVKRVDNMTMAWGLEGRVPFLDHELVELAATCPPELKIAHDGKGVLKQAARRVIPSEVIDRPKGYFPVPALTHLEGPYLEMVRDALYAPVAKERGLFRPDAVEQLLADPNGRLTPLRGNELWQLALLELWLQRHGINGTAA
- the ngg gene encoding N-acetylglutaminylglutamine synthetase: MDPDHTEAITLGLHDASPQHLVDAMADDVAVEMGWGRLIFGQTFADPAKLAEVLRQEGHGRRDICIYAREPHVLVSMAPAELFIDPSHTYRLRFTEGDEPPAAPTGFTVRPLERAEETDEINRVYMRCGMVPAPVDVLWDNSEHRDAVDYLVAVRDDDGSLIGTVTGVDHERLFNDPENGSSLWTLAVDPTTSLPGVGAALTRALAALYRERGRAYMDLSVAHDNEAAIGLYEKLGFERVPVMAVKRKNAINEPLFTHPPETVDDLNPYARIIADEAMRRGIWVEILDAGAGEMRLSHGGRSVITRESLSEYTSAVAMARCDDKRLTRRLVSEAGIQVPKGRLATFDEQDHAFLEEVGDVVVKPTRGEQGKGITVGVSSTQELDAALARAREEHPNVLIEQRAAGDDLRLVVIDGKVVAAALRKPAEIVGTGHHTVRELIEAQSRRRAAATGGESRIPMDEVTESTVAEAGFTFDDVLPEGQKLRVRRTANLHQGGTIHDVTAKVNPHLSEVAVTAADAIGIPVTGIDLLVPDVTAADYVFIEANERPGLANHEPQPTAKAFVDFLFPGSPALPQAWTPDEPPTS
- a CDS encoding alpha/beta fold hydrolase; protein product: MPPTTITVDGVGVSVNVAGPDKGSVVVVLGAAHHAATAYDAVCQRLHTASLRTVVIAPDPRLTAESVIGVMDALEVKWALLVGDRVGAELAWELAATRLDRFIGLVVIDRGHPRVADLTGAIRDDACPPVEMNTTALVSTAAARAVAKASQRYVYGDYRMVDLLGRRNAQESTAQLAAEIVMRTSTW